Proteins from a genomic interval of Macrotis lagotis isolate mMagLag1 unplaced genomic scaffold, bilby.v1.9.chrom.fasta BILBYCTG093, whole genome shotgun sequence:
- the LOC141504094 gene encoding ras-like protein 1, with amino-acid sequence MVYKLVVLGSSGTGKTALIKRLLQNRFVEQCEPTVNHLYEGQLVVDGEPCELAINDTSGRELFRDLREDCIRWGQGFLFVYTVDSIMTFVDMTLFRDQLKRVKGTSRVPMVLVANKVDEAHWMVNSDMGQDAAKIFRVPYVETSAKTGQDVEQAFQELVREILRSQDKGRRFTPCRIL; translated from the coding sequence ATGGTGTACAAGCTGGTGGTGCTGGGCAGCTCTGGTACGGGCAAGACCGCGCTGATCAAACGCTTGCTCCAGAACCGCTTCGTGGAGCAGTGTGAGCCCACTGTCAACCACTTGTATGAGGGGCAGCTGGTGGTGGATGGGGAGCCCTGCGAGTTGGCCATCAATGACACCTCTGGAAGGGAGCTGTTCCGGGACCTTCGCGAAGACTGCATCCGCTGGGGCCAGGGCTTCCTCTTTGTCTACACGGTGGACTCCATCATGACCTTTGTGGATATGACCCTCTTTCGGGACCAGCTGAAGAGGGTCAAGGGCACCAGTCGGGTGCCCATGGTGCTGGTGGCCAACAAGGTGGATGAAGCCCACTGGATGGTGAACTCAGACATGGGCCAGGATGCGGCCAAGATCTTCAGGGTGCCCTACGTGGAGACCTCGGCCAAGACTGGGCAGGACGTGGAGCAGGCTTTCCAGGAACTGGTTCGGGAGATCCTGCGGTCCCAGGATAAGGGCCGCAGGTTCACGCCTTGCAGAATCCTGTGA